The nucleotide sequence GCCGCCCGGGACGGCGTCTGTCGAAGCGGCGGCCGCAACGGGGGAGGGGGAGACGGAGCTTTTCCGGTACGATTTCGAAAACGATGCCGTCGGTTCCCCGCCGGTCGTGAACGCGGGAGATCCCGACGCGTGGACGGCCGCGGCCCGAAGCGCGGAGTCGCCGTTAACGGTCGTCGAAGACAACGGCGGCAAGGCGCTGGAATACGCGCGGGTCGAAACGGCGACGGGCGGCGGCGGACCGCGGGTCGAGAAGCGCATCGATTTCGCGGGCCGGGAGACGTTGACCGTCGAATTCCAAATGAAGACGCTGGGTCATCGATTCATGCTGGAGCTGCGCGGCGAAGGGCAGACGCCGCCCGTGACTCGGTTGCTGCTGCTCGACGGCAACGGCTTGGTGCCGACTCCGCCGGAAGGGGTCGTCTTCGACAGGAATGCGTACGTCGACGCGAAGATCGAGATCGACGCGGCGGGGCGGACGTTCACATCCTATCTGAACGGCTACCCGATTCAAAGCGGCGTACCGCTGCACGCTGATATCGACTTGTCGAAGCCGGTAACGCTTCGGTTTACGACCAGCGTGCAGCCGGGAGAGAGGCTGTATTTGGACAACGTCGTCATGACGGGCGCGATGACGGAGACGGAAGCGAACGCGATCGTCCGCAAGCTGTCGCCCGCGCATCCGCGCCTGATGGCGACGGCGGACGACTTCGCCGCGCTCGCGGCGCGGATCGGGGCCGACCCGCGTTCCGCCGAGTGGTACGGGAAGATCCGGTCGGACGCGGAGCGGTTCCTCGGCGAAGCGCCCTCGGAATACGGCTTCCCCGACGGCCGCACGCTGTTGAACGTGAGCCGGCAAGTGTTGGGCCGGACCTACGCATTGGCGCTCGCGTACCGGATCGAAGGCGACGCGAAGTACGCGGAGCGGCTGTGGACGGAGCTGGAGGCGGCGGCCGCCTTCCCGGACTGGAACCCGGAGAGCTTCCTTAGCACGGCCGAGATGACGCACGCGTTCGCGATCGGCTACGACTGGGCGTACGACTACTGGTCGCCGGAGCGGAAGGACGCGATTCGCGAGGCGATCGTCGAGCTGGGCTTGACGCCGGGCCTGAACGCCTACCGATCCGGGGCGTGGTGGGTGTCGACGACGAACAACTGGAATCTCGTGTGCAACGGCGGACTCGCCATCGGCGCGCTGGCGATCGGCGACGAGGAGCCGGAGCTGGCGGAGGCGATTCTGCAGGCCGGACTCGCCTCGATCCCGCGAGCGCTCGGCGAATACGCGCCGGACGGCGCGTATCCGGAAGGGGTCATGTACTGGGCTTACGCCAACCGGTATTTCGTGCCGTATTTGGCTTCCTTGCAGACGGCGGTCGGCGAGACGTTCGGTTTGACGGAGACGCCGGGTCTGGCGGACACCGGCTCGTTCCCGATTTATATGACGGGACCGTCCGGACTCACCTTCAACTACTACGACGCCTCCGCGAGCGCTCAGCGTCCGGCGGAGATGTTCTGGTTCGCCCAAACGTACGACCGGCCGGAGTATGCTTGGTGGGGGGAAGGCAGCGCGAGCGCTGCGCCGACGCAGCTGCTCTGGTACGAACCCGGCGCGGCCCTCGGCCCACGGGAAGCCGGACTGCCCTTGGATAAGCTGTTCCGACGGTCCGAAGCGGCGTCGTTCCGCAGCGCGTGGGACCAATCCGACGCGTTGTACGTCGGATGGAAGGCCGGCGACAATGCGTTCAATCACGGGGATCTCGACCTCGGGACGTTCGTGCTCGATGCGTTGGGCCTCCGGTGGGCGTCCGAGCTCGGCTCGGAGGACTACGGTTCGCCGGGGTATTGGAGCGCCGGCCCGAACGGGCAGCGCTGGACGTATTATCGCAAGCGCGCGGAAGGGCAGAACACGCTGGTCGTCAATCCGGGCGCCGGAGACGATCAAGATCCGCTGGCGACGGGGAAGATCGTCCGGTTCGAGAGCGGACCGACCGAGGCGTTCGCGGTCGCCGAGCTGTCCGAGGCGTACGCGCATGTCGGCGCGACGTCCTGGCAGCGGGGCATCTCGCTGTTCGACCATCGACGTCAAGTGCTCGTTCAAGACGAGCTGCAAGCCGACGAGCCGGCGGACGTCTGGTGGTTCATGCATACGCCGGCGAACGTCGAGGCGGCGGCGGACGGCAGAAGCGCGATTCTGACGATCGCCGGCGAACGGATGCTGGCTCGCATTATATCCCCCGCCTCCGGGGCGGCGTTCACGATCATGGATGCGGAGCCGCTCTGGACGTCGCCCGATCCGCAGCAATCGGCGAACAACAGCGTTCGGAAGCTGGCGATTCATATGGAAGGCGTGACGGACCTGCGGCTGGCGGTCCAGTTCACCCCGCTGCGCGACGGAGCGCCCGCCGCGGAACCGACGGCCGCGACGCCGCTCGCCGCGTGGGCCGTCTCGCATGAAGCCGTGCCGACGCTTAGCGGCATCGCGCTCGACGGCATTCCGCTGGATGCGTTCGCGCCGGGGGCGTTCACGTATGACGTCCCGCTGGCAGAGGGAACGGCGGCGGCGCCGACGGTGACCGCGACGGCCGCCGCGCCGTCGGATACGGTCGACGTCGAGCAAGCATCGACGCCGGACGGAACGGCGACGATCCTCGTGTCTCGCGCCGGGGGGCCGACGACGAGGTACGAGGTGCATTTTCAAAGGGAAGCTGCTTCGGAAGAAGGGCCGGTCGTGACGGCTAGCATTCAGGGGACGTTCCCGCCGGAGCATACGATCGACGACGACTTGACGACGTTCTTCTCCGCGCAGGGCTACGGGCAATGGGTGCAGTACGATCTTGGCGAATCGACGTCGATCGACGGCGTGTCGCTTGCCTGGTATCAAGGCGACGTCAGGAGCTTCGACTTTACCGTGCTTGCGTCGGAGGACGGGGAGACGTGGACGGAAGCGTACGCCGGGTCGAGCAACGGGATATCGCTCGAGCTGGAGGCTCATGC is from Paenibacillus antri and encodes:
- a CDS encoding CBM96 family carbohydrate-binding protein, translated to MKRALIRGTAVWLAVCMAFSLLPPGTASVEAAAATGEGETELFRYDFENDAVGSPPVVNAGDPDAWTAAARSAESPLTVVEDNGGKALEYARVETATGGGGPRVEKRIDFAGRETLTVEFQMKTLGHRFMLELRGEGQTPPVTRLLLLDGNGLVPTPPEGVVFDRNAYVDAKIEIDAAGRTFTSYLNGYPIQSGVPLHADIDLSKPVTLRFTTSVQPGERLYLDNVVMTGAMTETEANAIVRKLSPAHPRLMATADDFAALAARIGADPRSAEWYGKIRSDAERFLGEAPSEYGFPDGRTLLNVSRQVLGRTYALALAYRIEGDAKYAERLWTELEAAAAFPDWNPESFLSTAEMTHAFAIGYDWAYDYWSPERKDAIREAIVELGLTPGLNAYRSGAWWVSTTNNWNLVCNGGLAIGALAIGDEEPELAEAILQAGLASIPRALGEYAPDGAYPEGVMYWAYANRYFVPYLASLQTAVGETFGLTETPGLADTGSFPIYMTGPSGLTFNYYDASASAQRPAEMFWFAQTYDRPEYAWWGEGSASAAPTQLLWYEPGAALGPREAGLPLDKLFRRSEAASFRSAWDQSDALYVGWKAGDNAFNHGDLDLGTFVLDALGLRWASELGSEDYGSPGYWSAGPNGQRWTYYRKRAEGQNTLVVNPGAGDDQDPLATGKIVRFESGPTEAFAVAELSEAYAHVGATSWQRGISLFDHRRQVLVQDELQADEPADVWWFMHTPANVEAAADGRSAILTIAGERMLARIISPASGAAFTIMDAEPLWTSPDPQQSANNSVRKLAIHMEGVTDLRLAVQFTPLRDGAPAAEPTAATPLAAWAVSHEAVPTLSGIALDGIPLDAFAPGAFTYDVPLAEGTAAAPTVTATAAAPSDTVDVEQASTPDGTATILVSRAGGPTTRYEVHFQREAASEEGPVVTASIQGTFPPEHTIDDDLTTFFSAQGYGQWVQYDLGESTSIDGVSLAWYQGDVRSFDFTVLASEDGETWTEAYAGSSNGISLELEAHAFPAVEARYVRIVGYGNSSNQWMSITEARLHTEAGVWPAFETRAPVLERVALTAKYDRPAVGESGRLGVTGVLSDGGEADLAQAQVRYGSSDESVAAVGAAGELTFVGAGEATLYVVVETTDRRLKYDRLTVKVADPNTRMPVADAFVRGGSYGDDRYGTTSGMTLKQDANVDFAREAYLAFDVGAIDGPLEAATLYIYASVSDQGTGAGATGHSIDVHALEGEWQENTVTWNTRPTVLEKLASVDIDDVFQWRAIELPVEAVEAAEGGRLDVALRHVAPAGNRYAVSVRSREHATYSPYLVLTPSATVEAVWSPEAPDGREGWYASPVTLTLLPPDAAEVRIAAERSTDGSTPPTGGFAPYTGPVVFTDGIYDVEYRVAGGEAADAVRVMVDTEAPTVTVSTYGIEPGNPSDGWPVATIDAFVRIVCEASDALSGIASSSCASPLVEAEAYELSPGEHTATAEATDAAGHTRTIETRFVVAATTDGLIALTERFVAATGAPGAGGIAEALTKKLANAEEALARGDAAEADALLQAYKDQLAALSGVKLTASQAETLAFWASQLQGA